Below is a genomic region from Dehalococcoides mccartyi.
ATGATTTCTTCTATAACCGCTATCCCGAAGGGCATGAAACCGGTGAATGGGCTCCCTGGAGATAGACACGGGGTCTTTCTGAATATCAAGGTACTTTAAAAAGGAGTTGGAGATATGACAGCAATTATCTTTTTGTTCGGCTTGCTTGTCGGTATATTTGGCAACTGGCTGTGGCATGCCGCCAAGGAACATAATATAAAACTTATCTGGATAGATTACCTGATGATGGCTTTGTTTGTTTTGCTGGCTGGCAGCGGTATCGTCTTTGTTAATACATTTAACGAAGAATCGGTGGCCAGTGCCGCCCGCAGTTCCGGTCTGATATTCGGCTTACTGGCGTTGCTGGTGCTGGGTATAACCTGGCAGCTTATCTGGCGGCGTAACCGCAAATCAGGCATTTAAACCACTTAGTAAGTGCTAAGTAAAGAAAGGCAGGGGGCTGTATGGCCTTCTGCCTTTCCTTTTGTATTTGGCAGGTAAACTCCAATCCAGTTTGAACGGTCAATGGGGTAAATTTGACATAAAACCCCGTATGATATATTCTTAGTGGACTGCATAAGCAGGGCAACACAGATAAGAAAATACAGTAATTCGGGTTTGGCCCCAGTCTCACATAGGCCTGGCCCGGGCAGGGAAAAATCCCAGGGCTGGGTAGCTTTTCAACCGTCCTTCTAGAAGGACCGGCGTATCTACCCCCAGGTAATTACTTGCACTCCTATCTTCTGCATCCTTTTTAGAACAGGGCAGGATAATGATGGGATATAAGATTTCCTATCTGGACAACAGTGAGAAATTAGCGGTTGTCTGACTGCCGGCAGAAGAAAAATATGAGTGCCAAGCACTCAACAGGAGTTGTATGTCTTTCGAATCTTTCAATTTTGCTCCGGCTGTTATGGCTGGAGTAAGAGCCTGCGGCTATAAAGAGCCCACTCCTATTCAGGCTCAGGCTATTCCCCCCATTATGGAAGGGCACGATGTTATTGGTCTGGCTCAAACAGGTACAGGTAAAACCGCTGCTTATGCTCTGCCCATTATTCAGAAAATGCTTTCCACTCCCAGGGGACGGGTACGCACCCTTGTTATTGCACCGACCCGGGAACTGGCTTGCCAGATTTCCGATAGTTTCCGTTCACTTGGTCAGCGCGCCCGTATTCGGGAGTGCTCCATTTACGGCGGTGTAAATATGGACCAGCAAATCCGCCGCTTAAGGAGCGGGGTGGATGTAGTGGTTGCTTGTCCCGGCAGGCTTCTGGACCATATATGGCGGGGTACTATTGATGTTTGCGGGGTTGAAACCCTGATTATAGACGAAGCTGACCGCATGTTTGATATGGGTTTCCAGCCGGATATCCAGAGCATTTTAAAATGCCTGGTTCAGCCTCATCAAACTCTTTTATTTTCGGCAACCATGCCGCCGGAGGTCCGTAAGCTTACTCAGGAAAGTCAAACCAATCCGGTGACTATACAGGTTGGGACTCAGGCTCCGGCAAGCAGTGTCAGCCATAGCGTTTATCCGGTGAAAAGCCACCAGAAAACCCCTTTGCTGATTGAAATACTGAAAACAACGGAAACTAAGTCTGTCCTGATATTTGCCCGAACCAAGTACGGGGCAGAAAATCTGGCTGACGAAATATCTAAAGCCGGTTTTACTACCGCTTCGCTTCAGGGTAATCTTTCCCAGAACCGCCGTCATGCCGTTATGGAAGGATTCCGCCGCGGAAATTTCAAAATTCTGGTAGCTACTGATATTGCCGCCAGAGGCTTGGATATTGACCATATTTCCCATGTGATAAACTACGATATGCCGGATACTCCTGAAGATTATACTCACCGTATCGGGCGGACAGGGCGTTTTGACCGCACCGGTCAGGCCCTCAGTTTGGTAACCGGACGTGATGGCGATATGGTAAGGGATATTCAAAGGCTCTTAAGCAGCCCTATTCAGCGTCTTCGGGTTGACGGGTTTGATTATGCGACTACCCGCAATGATGGACAACACCAGTCACAACGCAGGGATTTTGCCCCCCGCCGCGGTTATTCAAGTGGCGGTTACAATCACCCTGAAATGTCTGTAAATGAGGCTTTGCAAACGGATACCCCGGCTGAGATGCCGCTAAGCCCTGCCAGACCCTATAATGCAGGTTTCAGACCGGGCCGCCCCTCAAATTCTGCTCCCCGTTTCCGCAGGGAGGGTAACTTAGCACCCCGTATACAGAGGCAGTCTTCTTTTGAGGATAGCCCTGCGCCGGCACCCAGACCTGAAGCCCGGTTTAATGACCGTCCCTCTTATAGAAAAGAGAATAGCTTTCCTGTTTCCGAACAAGTGCGTCCTGCTTTCAAAAAGGAAACCGGGTTTACTCCCCGTGAGCATAACCCGGCTGATTTTGAAAATCACGAACAGCCTTCAGGCAGGCGTCCTGCCCGGTTTAACGGCAAGGTTTCTTTTGCAGATCGCCCTGCCCGTCCGGGGAATAAAGTGGGGAAACCTCCCTTCTTTAAACGGTCAAGGAAACCCGTTTCAGAGAATAACGAAACTTACTAGAACTGAAAAGGGGAGCGTCAAAAGCGCTCCCCTTCAGCTTTTTAAGGTATTTGACGGGTCTTATGGCGGGTGTTATATTAGCCTGATTAAGATGGTATATAGACACAGGTTCTTCATTCCGTAATTTCTTTTGGAGTAACGGTATTTGGTTTAAAGGAGTATTGCCTTGTCTTTGACTGTTTTGTGGGTAATATTTGCTGTAATGGTGCTTTGTATGCTGGCGCTGGATTTGGGTGTTTTTCACCGCCGCGCCCATGAAGTAAAGACTAAAGAAGCTCTTATCTGGAGTGGTGTCTGGATTTTACTGGCCCTGATATTCGGCGGGCTTGTGTATTTCAGTTTGGGCAATGAAATAGGGCTTAATTATCTAAGCGGGTATATTATTGAGTTGTCCCTTTCGGTTGATAACCTGTTTGTATTCATCATGATATTCTCTTATTTCTGTATCAAAAGGGAGTATCAGCACAAGGTTCTGTTCTGGGGTATTCTGGGGGCTATTATTATGCGGGCGGTTTTTATAGCGGCCGGCATTACCCTTATAGAAAACCTCAGCTGGGTGCTGTATATATTCGGGGCTTTCCTGATTTATACCGGTATACGTATGGTGAAAGACCAGAATAAAGAGATACACCCTGATAAAAATCCTCTGGTAAATTTTGTCTGCCGTATTTTGCCCATGACCAACAAACTCCATGGTGACCATTTCTTTATAAAAGAAAACGGCAGAAAACTGGCTACCCCCTTGATTCTGGTGCTGGTTACAATAGAGGCTATGGATTTGGTTTTTGCTATAGATTCCATACCTGCGGTTATGGCCATTACTTTAGACCCGTTTATTGTCTTTACGTCTAACATCTTTGCCGTGATGGGGCTGAGGGCTATGTATATGGCACTTTCAGGGGTAATTCAGAAACTGCATTATTTGCATTATGGTTTGGCGGCTATACTGTCTTTCCTGGGTATAAAAATGCTGATAAGTGATTTTGTTCATCTGCCGGTGGCGCTTTCCTTAAGTGTGGTGGCGGTTATACTGGCGATATCAATTGCGGCGTCACTCCTCAGGCCGCCTAAGGAAATAAAGCCGGTTGAAGTGCCTCAACCGGAGTGTCCGGTAGATGAGGGGAAATAAGTAAATAACGGGGGGCGGAAGCCCCCTTTCTTTTTTCGGTATTATCTTCCCCTGTGTGCTTTTCCAGTAAATTTCGCCTTATTAAAATGGCATAACTATGCGCTTTGGGGGATTTAGACATTCCGTATTGGCAGGGCAGGGAAGGGGGCTTAAAAGGGGTTCTAGCCGGGCTGGTAGCCCTCGTTCTGGGCGATGTTATCCAGATGGATGGAAACAGCGTCTTCAACTTCAGGCAGACACTCGCGTCCCAGCCGCCGTTCATCAGTGGTCTTGATGTATGACTTACACTTTTCGCAGACATCCACCCGCTGGTAAGGGAACACTGCAGAGTAGAAATGACGGAGCTTTTCGGCATTGGCATTGGAACAATAGGCGCATTTTATCCGGCGGTAATTCCATTGGATGTGGCAGAGTGAGCAGAACAGGCGGCGGGCACCGTTGTCCTTATCCAGCCGGGAGTAGCGGGGGCTTGAGCCGCAGAAGGGGCAGGTATTTTTATCCCAGCCTAGCAGATCTACCTGCGGTTGATAGTATTTGGCTTGGGCCGCTGAAAAAGGAGAAACCAAATTGGTCACAAAGAAGAGCAGCGTTTCGGGATTGAAGCTGGTTTTTTGGGCAAATTCAGCCAGATAGTCCAGATTATCCGCGAGTATGGCGGAAATAAAGCCGGATAATCCTTCAGGATGGCTTTCTATCAGCTTAAGCAGGGCTGGAGCGGGGAATTTCTCTCCGGCTGTTTGGGTAAAGGCCTGTCCCAGTTTAAGGCCTGTCTGGTGAAAAAGTTCGGCCGGGGGGCTAAGCGGAATACCTTTCAGTATATATTCGCCGGATGCCAGCTTGGCTATGGCATCTTCCTCTGAAATAAGGGGAGCCGGCTCCTCTTGCGAGGAAGCCGACTCCTGAATTGCAAAAACCTTCTGGTACAGGGCAAGTATGGTTTCCAGTTCCGGCTGAGCGGCCCTGTATCTTTCAATTTCCGAATTGATACGCTCCAGCCGATTAGTATTCATTTAGTTTGCCGGTATAACCTCAGGTGCTTTCTTGACCTGTTCGGGGGTAAGCCCCTTCATGTGGTCAGAATAAAGCGGCAGGTATTTGGCACACAGGCGGAATACATACATAGCCCCGGCAATAAGACCGAAGGTGAAGACGAATTCCAGTATGTGCGGGAAATAACTGCCTTCGCGGTTGGGAGCCTGAGAGATAACCAGGGTATTTATGCGGTTTAAGACCACACCCATAATTATCAAACCGGTTGCCCAGAGAAGGCCGGTGCGTGAAGTGCGGACCTTCTTTATGAAGAGCAGTATCATGGGCAGCAACATGCCGATACCTACTTCAGCTACCCAGAGTACGGTATACCAGTCACCGTTAAGGCCGGTGGCCAGGTTTCCGGTGATAGCGTAGTCAACGCCGCGGGCTGCCAGATAAACTAGCAGAATCCAGGCGATAACCAGCCCCAGTTTGGAAAGTATATCCATACGCAGGGTCATCTTCCAGGAGCGTGACAGTATAATGGAGAAGTAAGTGAGAACTGACAAACCCAGAGCCATGGCGGATACCAGGAACAGGTGACCCATCAGCGGGCCGTGCCAGAGGGGCTGCTGAGCCGGGTTAATCAGGAACAGGGCACCCAGTGAAGACTGGTGGAGGAAGGAGAGCATAATGCCGAAGATAACCAGCGGGATAATAAAGGCATGCTGCAGGTTACCCAGCTTCTTCCAGCCAATACGTTCAAAAATATTGTTGGAGAATTCGAGATAGAGTACGGTCAGGTACATCATAACGCACCAGCCTACTTCAAACATGATGGACTCATGGTTCCACATCCAGATAGGATGAACAATCCGTATGGAGCGGGCAAGGTCAATCATGATGCCGATAGCGCCGATGGTGTAACACAATGCACCAATGAGAATAGCCGGCCGTACCAGGGGGCGGAATTTCTCAAAACCGAATATGTATACAATGGCAGCCATGGTAAAACCACCGGCCGCCGAGGCGATATATGCGCCTACGTCAAAGGCAACCCAAAGACCCCAGGGCCAGTTATCTGAAAGGTTGGTGATGGGACCCAGACCATAAGCCAGTTTCAACCCGGCCACGGTTAAGGCACCCAGACCAAGGATAATCTGGAGGAGTCCCCATTTGCCGAATAAAGGCACGTTGGGGTTGCCGGTCTGTTCGAGCTTGTTTACCCAGCCCTTGATGGCACTGAACATGCTCTAAAGCCCTCCCTTCCTGGAAGGAGAAATCCCTTCCGTATATGCGAGTTCGCCGTTTAATTTAGCATTCAGATACTTCATGGCTTAGTCCTCAAGTACCGTGTAGCGTCCGGTAATGGTAGGTACGGTACCGTCGGCTTCTTTTTCAACCTTGACCAGGAACGCCTTGAACTCAGGGGTGGATGAGTTGGAGTCTGCGGTGTTCGGGGCAAGTGTGTTGGCACTGTCACCCTGTGCAATTCCCATAAAGCCCCAGTGATAGGGGATAGCTACCTGATGAACAGTTTTGCCGCCAATGCTGAAGGATTTAAGTCGTTTGGTGACAGCCGCAGCTACTGATACGCTGCCTCTGGCTGAGGTGAGTTTTACAATATCACCGGCCTTGATACCCTTTTCGCTGGCCAGCTGTTCGGATATTTCCACATAAGCGGCCGGGGCAAGTTCCACCAGGAAAGGCATATTGCGGGTTAACTGGCCGCCCAGACTATGCTCTACGGTGCGAATGGTGGTACAGATAACCGGATATTCACCGGCACTGCCCTTAGTGTCGCCCTCGAAGATCATAGCAGTTGGGTTATTCTGGGTGCCAGACAGAGCATTGTCCACCGGGCTTTCCCATGGTTCATAATGTTCGGGCATAGGGCCGTCAACCATAGCGGCAAAGAGCTGGGCGGTATTACCGCTTGTGCCTTTGAAGGGTAGTTCACCGCTCTGATTAACCGGGCCTACTTTACCGTCAACTGCGTCACCGGTCCAACCCATACCGTTCCAGCTGACAACGGGCTTAGCCGCATTGAAGGGCTGGCCGCTCAGGTCAACTGAAGCGCGGTTGTTCAGGATACGTACATTCATCGGCCAGCTCCAGGC
It encodes:
- a CDS encoding formate dehydrogenase accessory protein FdhE → MNTNRLERINSEIERYRAAQPELETILALYQKVFAIQESASSQEEPAPLISEEDAIAKLASGEYILKGIPLSPPAELFHQTGLKLGQAFTQTAGEKFPAPALLKLIESHPEGLSGFISAILADNLDYLAEFAQKTSFNPETLLFFVTNLVSPFSAAQAKYYQPQVDLLGWDKNTCPFCGSSPRYSRLDKDNGARRLFCSLCHIQWNYRRIKCAYCSNANAEKLRHFYSAVFPYQRVDVCEKCKSYIKTTDERRLGRECLPEVEDAVSIHLDNIAQNEGYQPG
- a CDS encoding TerC family protein, which produces MSLTVLWVIFAVMVLCMLALDLGVFHRRAHEVKTKEALIWSGVWILLALIFGGLVYFSLGNEIGLNYLSGYIIELSLSVDNLFVFIMIFSYFCIKREYQHKVLFWGILGAIIMRAVFIAAGITLIENLSWVLYIFGAFLIYTGIRMVKDQNKEIHPDKNPLVNFVCRILPMTNKLHGDHFFIKENGRKLATPLILVLVTIEAMDLVFAIDSIPAVMAITLDPFIVFTSNIFAVMGLRAMYMALSGVIQKLHYLHYGLAAILSFLGIKMLISDFVHLPVALSLSVVAVILAISIAASLLRPPKEIKPVEVPQPECPVDEGK
- the nrfD gene encoding NrfD/PsrC family molybdoenzyme membrane anchor subunit, yielding MFSAIKGWVNKLEQTGNPNVPLFGKWGLLQIILGLGALTVAGLKLAYGLGPITNLSDNWPWGLWVAFDVGAYIASAAGGFTMAAIVYIFGFEKFRPLVRPAILIGALCYTIGAIGIMIDLARSIRIVHPIWMWNHESIMFEVGWCVMMYLTVLYLEFSNNIFERIGWKKLGNLQHAFIIPLVIFGIMLSFLHQSSLGALFLINPAQQPLWHGPLMGHLFLVSAMALGLSVLTYFSIILSRSWKMTLRMDILSKLGLVIAWILLVYLAARGVDYAITGNLATGLNGDWYTVLWVAEVGIGMLLPMILLFIKKVRTSRTGLLWATGLIIMGVVLNRINTLVISQAPNREGSYFPHILEFVFTFGLIAGAMYVFRLCAKYLPLYSDHMKGLTPEQVKKAPEVIPAN
- a CDS encoding DEAD/DEAH box helicase, with translation MSFESFNFAPAVMAGVRACGYKEPTPIQAQAIPPIMEGHDVIGLAQTGTGKTAAYALPIIQKMLSTPRGRVRTLVIAPTRELACQISDSFRSLGQRARIRECSIYGGVNMDQQIRRLRSGVDVVVACPGRLLDHIWRGTIDVCGVETLIIDEADRMFDMGFQPDIQSILKCLVQPHQTLLFSATMPPEVRKLTQESQTNPVTIQVGTQAPASSVSHSVYPVKSHQKTPLLIEILKTTETKSVLIFARTKYGAENLADEISKAGFTTASLQGNLSQNRRHAVMEGFRRGNFKILVATDIAARGLDIDHISHVINYDMPDTPEDYTHRIGRTGRFDRTGQALSLVTGRDGDMVRDIQRLLSSPIQRLRVDGFDYATTRNDGQHQSQRRDFAPRRGYSSGGYNHPEMSVNEALQTDTPAEMPLSPARPYNAGFRPGRPSNSAPRFRREGNLAPRIQRQSSFEDSPAPAPRPEARFNDRPSYRKENSFPVSEQVRPAFKKETGFTPREHNPADFENHEQPSGRRPARFNGKVSFADRPARPGNKVGKPPFFKRSRKPVSENNETY